The following coding sequences lie in one Streptomyces sp. NBC_00510 genomic window:
- a CDS encoding YDG/SRA domain-containing protein translates to MPIRITTWLPRRIPRSWFKNNKVFDGTGVLTQPFAANPHRLTDEQWSALVAEAERDVPTSDASNLPPDDDWLLKPGEEIRRVDLHNRYGGSRQGGISPSQQTDNILIFTDATAGPQHGYEDRWESDGTFRYTGEGQIGDQTFTKGNKAIRDHLKNGKRLRLFIGSRGVVRYTGEWVLNPGKPYSWGSAPSTNNGPLRTVIYFHLLRVGDAVMAPNVPIGSEYRPENESVIPLPATPSAPDWLLVGRNLATHRGLQNALADLVRAHGMTPLSPTLTDPAFDLAWKREEILTVAEVKSLRLENETEQLRSGLGQLLDYVDQLSARAPNVRGVLWVERAPSESRWLGICERAGIVLAWPGQDMRIWM, encoded by the coding sequence GTGCCGATCAGGATTACCACCTGGTTGCCGCGTCGAATCCCTCGAAGCTGGTTCAAGAATAATAAAGTCTTCGACGGGACCGGAGTGCTCACGCAACCGTTCGCCGCAAACCCTCACCGACTCACTGATGAACAGTGGAGTGCGCTCGTTGCGGAGGCCGAACGAGACGTTCCCACTTCAGATGCTTCCAACCTTCCGCCTGACGATGACTGGCTCCTGAAGCCGGGGGAGGAGATTCGCAGGGTAGATCTCCATAATCGGTACGGAGGAAGTCGCCAGGGCGGCATTAGCCCCTCCCAACAGACGGATAACATCCTCATCTTCACGGATGCCACAGCTGGCCCGCAGCACGGCTATGAGGATCGGTGGGAGTCTGACGGAACGTTCCGGTATACAGGCGAAGGCCAGATCGGCGATCAAACCTTCACCAAGGGCAATAAGGCCATCCGAGATCACCTCAAGAACGGGAAGCGCCTTCGCCTGTTCATTGGGAGCCGTGGCGTCGTTCGCTATACCGGAGAATGGGTTCTTAACCCGGGTAAGCCATACTCTTGGGGCAGTGCACCTTCAACAAACAACGGGCCACTGCGAACCGTTATTTATTTCCATCTCCTCAGAGTCGGCGATGCCGTGATGGCACCGAACGTTCCGATCGGTAGCGAATACCGGCCCGAGAATGAGTCGGTTATTCCACTGCCGGCCACGCCGAGCGCCCCAGACTGGCTACTGGTCGGAAGGAATCTTGCGACACATCGTGGCCTGCAGAATGCTCTGGCTGACCTAGTGCGCGCGCACGGCATGACACCGCTTTCGCCGACCCTCACGGATCCGGCTTTCGACCTTGCCTGGAAGCGTGAAGAGATTCTGACAGTCGCCGAGGTGAAATCTCTTCGCTTGGAGAATGAGACTGAGCAGCTTCGCTCAGGCCTAGGGCAACTGCTTGATTACGTAGATCAACTCAGCGCCCGCGCGCCTAACGTACGGGGAGTTCTCTGGGTCGAGCGAGCTCCGTCGGAAAGTCGATGGCTTGGCATCTGTGAGCGGGCCGGAATTGTGCTCGCTTGGCCTGGCCAAGATATGAGGATTTGGATGTGA